A genomic stretch from Spongiibacter nanhainus includes:
- a CDS encoding phosphoadenosine phosphosulfate reductase family protein — protein sequence MDLDLDSLNQQLRDQSPADIIRWAACLGEPMMGSTSFAPNAAVMLKLITDVAPETPIVWVDSGYNVPDTYRVAEKLIKRLQPNLRVYIPEVTAERRNALMGGIPHPDDNPDLHAEFTRQVKLEPFNRAFEELQPKIWLTGIRKEETAFRQSLDVLSWDGRGVLKVAPIFYWNESDIDAFMAEHDLPSCKHYFDPTKVAENRECGLHTSA from the coding sequence ATGGATCTCGACCTGGACAGCCTTAATCAGCAGCTTCGCGACCAATCCCCGGCCGATATTATCCGCTGGGCGGCGTGTTTGGGTGAGCCGATGATGGGGTCCACCAGCTTCGCGCCCAATGCGGCGGTGATGCTAAAGCTGATTACGGATGTCGCCCCCGAGACTCCCATCGTGTGGGTGGATAGCGGCTACAACGTGCCCGATACCTATCGGGTGGCGGAAAAGCTGATCAAACGACTTCAGCCCAATCTGCGGGTGTACATCCCCGAAGTCACTGCGGAGCGCCGCAACGCTTTGATGGGGGGCATTCCCCATCCGGACGACAACCCGGATCTGCATGCCGAGTTTACCCGGCAGGTCAAACTGGAACCCTTCAACCGGGCTTTTGAGGAACTGCAGCCGAAAATCTGGCTGACTGGCATCCGCAAAGAAGAGACGGCCTTTCGCCAGAGTCTGGATGTATTGTCTTGGGATGGTCGCGGTGTCCTCAAGGTGGCGCCGATTTTTTATTGGAACGAGTCGGATATCGACGCCTTTATGGCGGAGCACGATCTGCCTAGCTGTAAGCACTACTTCGACCCCACCAAAGTCGCGGAAAACCGCGAGTGTGGCTTGCACACTTCAGCCTAA